A genomic region of Procambarus clarkii isolate CNS0578487 chromosome 30, FALCON_Pclarkii_2.0, whole genome shotgun sequence contains the following coding sequences:
- the LOC123765623 gene encoding protein O-linked-mannose beta-1,2-N-acetylglucosaminyltransferase 1: MALPVLLLVVCAGWWPEGVGGSLIRVNLTIALSDTTNVTKTVDIDERSLKSFNVTLEEFSNSLVRTDAFGKVKETVVGGRHIPLELAMNNDMDSVVYTFGTVDGGSWSVSNNNFTNITIEDFRDDETLRPVEVTLEWSLPLPALPRPVNVTMRSATLEATIHLHNSTLVSQKVDGHLEKSNWVLLVPYTGIYLRVVNPYTRLLTLAAYFNTEDYFADLELVDTLRNLQHGRVALISSYYDASGRLEASSKAALTSLGSFAAQHLTFRDCWAWAWLVGGSTLAEGLVTNAHGTTSFPHSLDLQLVLPPPPPSSERLCDSWSELWSKRQHFCDAYDGYGDLCSCCTPFTPSTNTTTGVPREELGVVVVASNRPRYLYRLLRQLLTQVGVVVEQVLVSVDGECVETIKLLEVLGLRWLVHAPEGSLSPRISRHVRFALFHALEEVSADKIIVLEEDLILAPDFFSYMQQTAVLLDRDPSLYAVSAYSHFSYAHTAHDPTRLNRVHSLPAYGWMVKRSFLRETLPKWPPVSVTTDWDYWMGCGLVRRGRELVIPEVSRTTHAGLSGTHFSGQLAKRRFSNKPLSHDPNTLVNLTSVDRKVYERELRDLLVRALPLNITNPYNFTFPVHGGVYAACVKMMSSSDIVAFKVLADALQVWNQDLRDHHYGLWRIPFHRAIILIIGIPYSKYSYGYMKDHCPVLKVKKKHYEHMMENYLDQTYHFLEHGNHDYLNILKFSHDQPYPGLDSQKLSTGLCGAAAAGEATSADNILEDQHTYNNVYVEDPHNYASTPIRDVSNYTSTPAGDESHYTSARAEDRSNYTSTPDDAFNYTSALAEDQSNYTSEPVENASNYTSEPVKDASNYTSEPVEDASNYTSEPVEDASNYTSEPVEDASNYTSASVEDRLIYTSTPVDDRPNISKSHLESCSIISVNQLKTSPIILAHLLETRPVIPDLLLKIFSIIPT; the protein is encoded by the exons ATGGCGTTGCCGgtcctcctgctggtggtgtgtgcAGGATGGTGGCCGGAGGGCGTGGGTGGTAGCCTCATCAGGGTCAACCTCACCATAGCCCTCTCGGACACCACAAATGTCACCAAGACCGTCGATATCGATGAACGCAGCTTGAAGAGTTTTAACGTGACTCTGGAAGAGTTCTCTAATTCTCTCGTCCGGACAGATGCTTTcgggaag GTGAAGGAGACAGTGGTGGGCGGTCGACACATCCCGCTTGAGTTGGCGATGAACAATGACATGGACTCCGTCGTCTACACTTTCGGTACTGTCGATGGAGGTAGCTGGTCCgtcagcaacaacaacttcactaACATCACCATCGAGGATTTTAGAG ATGACGAGACACTGAGACCAGTGGAGGTGACGCTGGAGTGGTCCCTGCCGCTCCCAGCCCTGCCGCGCCCCGTCAACGTCACCATGAGGTCTGCCACCCTCGAGGCCACCATACACCTCCACAACTCCACC CTGGTGTCGCAGAAGGTGGATGGACACCTGGAGAAGAGCAACTGGGTACTGCTGGTGCCCTACACAGGGATCTACCTGAGGGTGGTGAACCCCTACACCCGCCTCCTCACCCTCGCCGCCTACTTCAACACTGAAGACTATTTTGCCGACTTGGAGCTGGTGGATACCTTAAGAAATCTCCAGCATGGCAGGGTGGCCTTAATATCGTCTTAT TACGACGCCTCAGGCCGGCTGGAAGCGTCGTCTAAAGCCGCCCTCACATCTCTCGGGTCCTTCGCcgcccaacacctcaccttcaggGACTGTTGGGCGTGGGCCTGGCTGGTGGGGGGCTCCACGCTGGCTGAGGGGCTGGTCACCAACGCTCATGGCACCACCAGTTTCCCACACTCACTAGACCTGCAGCTTGTCCTTCCTCCGCCCCCGCCATCCTCAG AGCGTCTGTGCGACTCGTGGTCCGAGTTGTGGAGTAAACGACAACACTTTTGTGACGCGTATGACGGTTACGGCGACCTGTGCTCCTGCTGCACGCCCTTCACCCCGTCCACTAATACTACCACG GGCGTACCACGCGAGgagctgggagtggtagtggtcgcAAGCAACAGGCCACGATACCTCTACAG GTTATTGCGACAGCTGCTAACACAGGTCGGGGTGGTGGTCGAGCAGGTGTTGGTGTCGGTGGACGGGGAGTGTGTGGAGACCATCAAGCTGCTGGAGGTGTTGGGTCTCAGGTGGCTGGTGCACGCCCCGGAGGGCTCCTTGTCACCCCGGATATCCAG ACACGTGAGGTTCGCGCTGTTCCACGCCCTGGAGGAGGTGTCTGCTGACAAGATCATCGTGCTGGAGGAAGACCTCATCCTCGCCCCTGACTTCTTCTC GTATATGCAGCAGACGGCCGTATTGCTTGACCGGGATCCTTCACTTTACGCCGTGTCCGCCTACTCCCACTTCTCCTACGCCCACACAGCCCACGATCCCACCCGCCTCAATCGGGTGCACTCTCTCCCCGCTTACGGCTGGATGGTCAAGAGGAGTTTCCTGAGGGAGACGCTGCCCAAGTGGCCTCCCGTCTCTGTG ACAACTGACTGGGACTATTGGATGGGGTGTGGACTGGTGCGACGCGGCCGGGAGCTGGTCATTCCAGAGGTCTCCCGCACTACTCATGCTGGACTATCCGGCACTCACTTCTCTGGACAACTCGCCAAACGACGCTTCTCGAACAAGCCTCTCTCACACGACCCCAACACCCTAGTTAACCTCACATC TGTGGACAGGAAGGTGTACGAGAGAGAGCTGAGAGACTTGCTGGTCAGGGCCCTGCCTCTGAACATCACTAACCCATACAACTTCACTTTCCCTGTCCAT GGCGGAGTGTATGCTGCTTGTGTCAAGATGATGAGCTCCAGCGACATCGTCGCTTTCAAGGTCCTCGCTGAT GCTTTACAGGTGTGGAACCAGGACTTGAGGGATCATCACTATGGCTTGTGGAGAATACCCTTCCACCGTGCCATCATTCTCATCATAGGAATCCCATATTCAAAGTACAG TTACGGCTACATGAAAGATCATTGccctgtgttgaaggtgaagaaGAAACACTACGAGCACATGATGGAAAACTACTTGGACCAAACCTACCACTTTCTGGAGCACGGGAATCACGACTACCTGAATATATTGAAGTTCTCACATGACCAACCTTACCCGGGTTTGGACTCACAGAAGctctccacagggctctgtggcgCTGCTGCTGCAGGCGAGGCTACCAGCGCTGATAATATACTTGAAGACCAGCACACATATAACAATGTATATGTTGAGGACCCGCACAATTATGCCAGTACACCAATTAGAGATGTGTCCAATTATACTAGTACACCGGCTGGAGATGAGTCTCATTATACCAGTGCACGAGCGGAAGATCGGTCCAATTATACCAGTACGCCAGATGATGCGTTTAATTATACCAGTGCACTAGCTGAAGACCAGTCCAATTATACCAGTGAGCCAGTTGAAAATGCGTCCAATTATACCAGTGAGCCAGTTAAAGATGCGTCCAATTATACCAGTGAGCCAGTTGAAGATGCGTCCAATTATACCAGTGAGCCAGTTGAAGATGCGTCCAATTATACCAGTGAGCCAGTTGAAGATGCGTCCAATTATACCAGTGCATCTGTTGAAGATCGACTCATTTATACCAGTACGCCAGTTGATGATCGTCCCAATATATCAAAAAGCCATTTGGAGAGCTGTTCAATTATATCAGTGAACCAATTGAAGACAAGTCCAATTATACTCGCGCACCTGTTGGAGACTCGCCCAGTTATACCAGACCTCCTGCTGAAGATTTTTTCAATTATACCAACATAA